One Gordonia pseudamarae genomic window, AGGATATGGGCGGTTCCCGCGATCCTGATGGCATTATGGTCCACCTTCTTCGGTAACGATTTGTGGGCCGCCTTCTTCGGTGATCACTACAGCCCTATCGAGTTGTCCCACGACCTACAGATACCGATGGTCTACTTCGGGGCACTGTTCCTGCCCGTAGTAGTGGTGTCGGTCGTGTCCGCGCTGGCAACCGCCACGCTCACTGATGCACTCACGTTCCGCCGACTCACCGGTGCACCGGCAGTTCCGGTCGACGCGCTCAGCGGGGACCCTCGTGCCGCGCGCTGGCGCCTGCCTCGTGGTTCGGTGTTGGTCACGGTCGCGCTGGTGCTCTACCCGCTGGCCAATGGATGGGCGTATGCCAAGGTGACCGAAGCAGGTGGCTCGAGCGACGCAGAGGATATCGGTTCGCTGGTATTCGGATTCGTAGTTACCACAGTCGTACTGGTTCTCGCACTTGTCGCGGTGGGTATCAGCAGACAGCCGGATTCGCGTGCACCCTCAGGTCTGGTGGGCGTGCTGGTTGCCGCGTCACTTGCTGTTCAGATCGGTGGTTCGATCCTGATGGTGAGGCGCGACGCGGTGTTCGCGTCGGACGCCGGTCCGATTTCCTTCGCCACTGACTGGCTCACCGCCACTTGCCTACTCACGGCGTGGCTCGCCGGTCACCGGTCGCGGTGGCTATCGGTTGCCGTAGCACCGCTGGGGGCGTTGGGTGCCGCCGTGACTCTGCGAAAATTGAACGATGACCTGTCATATGAAGGTTTCTGGTACTCCGAACTCGTTGACCAAAACTTCGCCGCGGTAGCCCGGTCGTTCGCAGCTGTCGCGGTGATCTGCGTCGCCACGGCATGGGCTGCGTATCTCATCGACCTCATGGCGAGCCGTGACACGGGGCGGTTACGGTCAGCTGCAGCCGATGGCCCGGTGGGTCACGAGGACGATCCTGGGCTACAGACCAACCCCATCGCGCGCGGCACCGTATATGAGCATGCCGTCACCGTCGGCGCGCGCCACCCGTTCGTATCTTTCGGCGCCACCGAGGCGGGGATCGCTCAGGCCATCGCGACTCCGCCCGGCGACCAGTATTCGACGTCCCCGGCACCGACGGGTGCCGCCGGTCAGGACCCTCGTCCTCGGCCGGCCACCGGTTGGGACGTACCCGAGCACGCCGGTCAGTACTGGGAACCCACGATGGTGAGACCGCATGTGCAGACTCCGCCGTCGCTCACCGGACCGACTCGGCCGCCGCGCCGGGACGGCAATCGGACGGCGATCATCCTCGCCGCCCTCGCAATAGTCGTGGGCGTTGTCGCGATCGTCACCAGCGTGGTGTTGCTCCGGGAACGGGACTCTTCGGGCCCTGCGGATATCGCGATGACGCCCACCAGTCAGGCACCGGTGACCGGTCCGTCCACGTCGACCGACCCTACTGTCGCGGAGCCACCACCGGTCGCCGAGTTGTCGGGCACCTGGCGTGGGTCCGTCACCGGGGACCAGGATGGCTTCGATGTGGTCGCCGAGATTTCAGCGGGATCCCCGGTCCGTGCGACGGTGCGCTACCCGCAACTGGCGTGCCAGGGCACCTGGAAAGAGACCGGCCGCGGCGATGGCACGATAACCCTTCTCGAAACAATCGACCGCGGCAGCTGCGTGACATCGTACATCGTGCTCATTCCCGAATCCGCCGACACCTTGTCGTTCCGGTCGAGTTACCACTCCGACTCGCAGCAGCGCACCTTGACGATCTACGCGTTGCTGCGCCGACGCTGACTGCAATCAGATGGGTGGCACATCGATGATCGGTCGCTGTACATCGGCGCCGGGCCCGTCGAAATGCCACCATTCGCCGGTGTAGACGCGCAGCCCGCCGGTCGCCATCGCGGTGCGTAGCCGGGTCCGGGCGGCCCGCGCGGCCGGTGACACCCCGTCGGTGGCGTAGGCGGTTGCCTGCGGGGTGAACGAGTCGAAACCGGTGCCCATATCGACCAGACAGAATCGTCCACCCACGCGCCGATCCCGGGCGCAGTTCGGTCGTGGGGATGCGAGGGTGACGTCCACCGACCGGCCGCTCTCGTGGCTGCGCGAGTACGGGCCGGGCGCGGCCACCCACGCCGGATCGGACACCGTGTCGTACATCTTCTGCTGCACCGAATGCGGGCGGTAACAATCCCAGAAAACCAGCTTTTCGCCTTGGCCCGCGGCGCGTAAGGCACCGGCCGCGGCACGCAGACCTGGCCGCATCGACTCGTGGACCAGGCAGCGTGCATTCGTCGGGTACAGACCTACCCCGACGAAATTGTTCATCGACGCATAGCGCAGATCGATGATCGCGTCGGGCACCACGGTGCGTACGTCGATCAGGCCAACGGCACGGGCGGCGGCATTGACCGGGGCCGGTGTGGTCGCCGCCGGGCCGAAGGTGCGCGCCGGGCCGGCCGAACTGGGACCCGCCATCGGGGTTCCCGACGAGCAGCCGACGGCCGCCGTCACCGTCAGCGCCGTCACGATCAGTCGGGCCGCCGGTCGCAGAGCCCCCGTTGCTCGCCGCTGCCGCATGGCACTCTTCGTACCACGCAGCCGACGCGGGTGGTCGCAGCGCCACGTAAAGTCGGCGAGGTGAGCGATGCTACCGACGCGCTGCGTTTTGTGAAGGGCCACGGCACCCAGAACGACTTCGTGGTCCTCGCGGACCCGGCCGCCGAACTCGGACTCGACGCGGCGCGGGTCGCCGCGATCTGCGACCGGCAACGCGGGATCGGGGCCGACGGACTGCTGCGGGTGTCCCGCGCTGTCGCCCTCGTGGAGCGCGGCGTACTCGACGCACTGCCCGCCGGTGTCCGGCCCGACGACTGGTTCATGGACTACCGCAACGCCGACGGCTCGATCGCCGAGATGTGCGGCAA contains:
- a CDS encoding M15 family metallopeptidase, whose protein sequence is MRQRRATGALRPAARLIVTALTVTAAVGCSSGTPMAGPSSAGPARTFGPAATTPAPVNAAARAVGLIDVRTVVPDAIIDLRYASMNNFVGVGLYPTNARCLVHESMRPGLRAAAGALRAAGQGEKLVFWDCYRPHSVQQKMYDTVSDPAWVAAPGPYSRSHESGRSVDVTLASPRPNCARDRRVGGRFCLVDMGTGFDSFTPQATAYATDGVSPAARAARTRLRTAMATGGLRVYTGEWWHFDGPGADVQRPIIDVPPI